The Dokdonella koreensis DS-123 genome has a segment encoding these proteins:
- a CDS encoding M13 family metallopeptidase: protein MHARPRKTLPLAIGLALILSSCTQQPDTAAPAQPAAPAPSPAPAPSTPAADTHVAFDIGEIDPAIGACTDFNGHVNAKWVAANPVPGDRTRWGAFDKLREESLNTQRGLVEEADRGADAAAAGSVDQKIGWFWRSGMDDAAIEKAGYDPIKPELARIDALATRADLTAYLVDAFSRGVAGVFSFGAETDFKNSSRRIAYAFQGGLGLPTREYYEKDDYAQLRDAYRAYVAKLLELTGTPAADAAKQAQWVLDFESTLAKASFAPVELRKPEHQYHFVSVAEANKITPHFDWNVFFKAQQANVTDGFSLSQPKFFAAFDQALAKTPIEQWQAYLRFHAIDAAAPYLSQAFQQESYAFNGKTLNGQKEIEPRWKRVLATINDDMGMALGQLYVARAFPPESKARAQELIDNMQAALKARIEKLDWMSDETKQKALEKWSTFLPKIGYPEKWRDWSGLEIVPGDYFANVLAATRFNHQYDVSRIGTPTDRLEWGMTPQTVNAYYNPTDNTINFPAAILQPPFFDAKADDAINYGGIGAVIGHEATHGFDDQGSQFDAQGNNANWWTDADRKAFDARTDVLVKQFDAYQPLPGKHINGQLTLGENIADLGGLSIAYDALQNALRQHPDRTAAIDGYTPEQRFFLSWARVWRGSILPQRLEVLLNTDSHSPASYRAIGAPSNLDAFAKAFDCKQGDAMVRSGDAQVKIW from the coding sequence ATGCACGCGAGACCGCGCAAGACCCTGCCGCTGGCCATCGGCCTGGCGTTGATCCTTTCCAGCTGCACGCAGCAGCCCGACACCGCGGCACCGGCCCAACCGGCCGCACCTGCCCCCTCGCCCGCTCCCGCACCGTCGACGCCGGCGGCGGACACGCACGTCGCGTTCGACATCGGCGAGATCGACCCGGCGATCGGCGCCTGCACCGACTTCAACGGCCACGTCAACGCCAAGTGGGTCGCCGCCAATCCGGTACCGGGCGACCGTACGCGCTGGGGTGCGTTCGACAAGCTGCGCGAGGAGAGCCTCAACACGCAGCGCGGCCTGGTCGAGGAAGCCGACCGCGGCGCCGATGCGGCAGCCGCAGGATCGGTCGACCAGAAGATCGGCTGGTTCTGGCGGTCGGGCATGGACGACGCCGCGATCGAGAAGGCCGGTTACGACCCGATCAAGCCGGAACTGGCGCGCATCGACGCGCTGGCCACGCGCGCGGACCTCACCGCCTACCTCGTCGACGCCTTCAGCCGCGGCGTAGCCGGCGTGTTCTCGTTCGGCGCCGAGACCGATTTCAAGAACTCCTCGCGCCGCATCGCCTACGCCTTCCAGGGCGGCCTGGGCCTGCCCACGCGCGAGTACTACGAGAAGGACGACTATGCCCAACTGCGCGACGCCTACCGCGCCTACGTGGCCAAGCTGCTCGAGCTGACCGGCACGCCGGCCGCTGATGCCGCCAAGCAGGCGCAGTGGGTGCTCGATTTCGAGTCGACGCTGGCCAAGGCCTCCTTCGCGCCGGTCGAGCTGCGCAAGCCGGAGCACCAGTACCACTTCGTCAGCGTGGCCGAGGCCAACAAGATCACGCCGCACTTCGACTGGAACGTCTTCTTTAAGGCACAGCAGGCCAACGTCACCGACGGGTTCTCGCTGTCGCAGCCGAAGTTCTTCGCCGCCTTCGACCAGGCGCTGGCCAAGACCCCGATCGAGCAGTGGCAGGCCTACCTGCGCTTCCACGCGATCGACGCGGCCGCGCCGTACCTGTCGCAGGCGTTCCAGCAGGAGAGCTACGCCTTCAACGGCAAGACGCTCAACGGGCAGAAGGAGATCGAGCCACGCTGGAAGCGCGTGCTGGCCACGATCAACGACGACATGGGCATGGCGCTCGGCCAGCTCTACGTCGCCCGTGCGTTCCCGCCCGAGTCCAAGGCGCGCGCGCAGGAGCTGATCGACAACATGCAGGCCGCGCTGAAGGCCCGCATCGAGAAGCTCGACTGGATGAGCGACGAGACCAAGCAAAAGGCGCTGGAGAAGTGGAGCACCTTCCTGCCCAAGATCGGCTATCCGGAGAAGTGGCGCGACTGGTCGGGCCTGGAGATCGTGCCCGGCGACTACTTCGCCAACGTCCTGGCGGCGACCCGCTTCAACCACCAGTACGACGTCTCGCGCATCGGCACGCCGACCGACCGCCTGGAATGGGGCATGACGCCGCAGACCGTCAATGCCTACTACAACCCGACCGACAACACGATCAACTTCCCGGCCGCGATCCTGCAGCCGCCGTTCTTCGACGCCAAGGCCGACGACGCCATCAACTACGGCGGCATCGGCGCCGTGATCGGCCACGAGGCCACGCACGGCTTCGACGACCAGGGCAGCCAGTTCGACGCGCAGGGCAACAACGCCAACTGGTGGACCGACGCCGACCGCAAGGCCTTCGACGCGCGCACCGACGTGCTGGTCAAGCAGTTCGACGCGTACCAGCCGCTGCCCGGCAAGCACATCAACGGCCAGCTGACGCTGGGCGAGAACATCGCCGACCTGGGCGGCCTCAGCATCGCCTACGACGCGCTCCAGAACGCCCTCCGGCAGCATCCGGACCGCACCGCCGCCATCGACGGCTACACGCCCGAGCAGCGTTTCTTCCTCAGCTGGGCACGCGTATGGCGCGGCAGCATCCTGCCGCAGCGCCTGGAAGTGCTGCTGAACACCGACTCGCACTCGCCGGCCAGCTATCGCGCGATCGGCGCACCGTCGAATCTCGACGCCTTCGCCAAGGCGTTCGACTGCAAGCAGGGCGATGCAATGGTGCGCAGCGGCGATGCGCAGGTGAAGATCTGGTGA
- a CDS encoding MBL fold metallo-hydrolase has translation MTDFDHGISAIDTGFCRPRFDASHLIVEAGRAAFVDTGTNASVPALLDALAAKGLTPADVDWVILTHVHLDHAGGAGALLERLPGARLAVHPRGARHMIDPAKLVAGAAAVYGEDEVRRTYGDLVPVPPERVVEAGDGHQVDLAGRPLLCLDTPGHAYHHLCVWDARSRAFFTGDTFGLSYREFDSPRGALIVPTTTPVQFDPEALKASIRRLLAYRPAAMYLTHYSRVEDIERLGRDLIEQIDAMVAIAGRHANAADRHARIVEDLAALYLSRAVAHGSPLAEGPMRALLAMDLELNAQGLEVWLDRQKAAAGA, from the coding sequence GTGACGGACTTCGACCACGGCATCAGCGCGATCGATACCGGCTTCTGCCGGCCGCGTTTCGACGCCAGCCACCTGATCGTCGAGGCCGGGCGCGCGGCCTTCGTCGACACCGGCACCAACGCTTCGGTGCCGGCGCTGCTCGACGCGCTCGCGGCGAAAGGCCTGACGCCGGCCGACGTGGACTGGGTGATCCTGACCCACGTGCATCTGGACCATGCCGGCGGTGCCGGCGCCTTGCTCGAGCGGCTGCCGGGTGCGCGCCTGGCCGTGCACCCGCGCGGCGCGCGGCACATGATCGATCCGGCCAAGCTCGTCGCCGGCGCAGCGGCGGTCTACGGCGAGGACGAGGTGCGGCGCACCTACGGCGACCTCGTCCCGGTGCCGCCCGAACGCGTCGTCGAGGCCGGCGACGGCCACCAGGTCGATCTGGCCGGCCGGCCGCTGCTGTGCCTGGACACGCCCGGGCACGCCTACCACCACCTGTGCGTGTGGGACGCGCGCAGCCGGGCGTTCTTCACCGGCGATACCTTCGGGCTCTCGTACCGCGAGTTCGACAGCCCGCGCGGTGCCTTGATCGTGCCGACGACCACGCCGGTGCAGTTCGACCCGGAAGCGCTCAAGGCCTCGATCCGGCGCCTGCTGGCCTATCGGCCCGCGGCGATGTACCTGACGCACTACAGCCGCGTCGAGGACATCGAGCGGCTCGGGCGCGACCTGATCGAGCAGATCGACGCCATGGTCGCGATCGCCGGCAGGCATGCCAATGCGGCCGATCGTCATGCGCGCATCGTCGAGGACCTGGCGGCGTTGTACCTGTCGCGAGCAGTCGCCCACGGCAGTCCGCTGGCGGAAGGCCCGATGCGCGCGCTGCTGGCGATGGACCTGGAGCTCAATGCCCAGGGCCTGGAAGTCTGGCTGGATCGGCAGAAGGCCGCCGCCGGCGCCTGA